The Echinicola rosea genome has a segment encoding these proteins:
- a CDS encoding GNAT family N-acetyltransferase has protein sequence MQEIIAPVDRELLKKELTPERFLRHTNNGDNQVYLVNHHNSPHILREIGRLREVTFRGAGGGTGLPLDIDENDTCENCYEQLIAWNPIEEEIIAGYRLIDCNKAGLNHHGEVNLSTAHLFKFTEKFKSDYLPYTIELGRSFVQPKYQPRKDNRKGIFSLDNLWDGLGAVVALHPEVKYLFGKVTMYPHFNAEARDLLLYFMNYYFPDNEHLVEPISPLPYKTDVSKFEGLFDGLDYKEGYKELNTRVRALGENIPPLINTYMNLSPTMKTFGTAMNNEFGAVEETGIMITLSDIYDSKKHRHIETFERDKFYDKKVEE, from the coding sequence ATGCAAGAGATAATAGCACCTGTAGATAGGGAACTTTTAAAAAAAGAGTTGACACCAGAGCGTTTCCTGCGCCACACCAACAATGGAGACAATCAGGTTTATCTTGTCAATCACCACAATTCCCCCCATATTTTGCGGGAAATAGGAAGGCTTCGAGAAGTCACTTTCAGAGGTGCTGGAGGAGGAACGGGGCTTCCGCTTGACATCGACGAAAACGATACCTGCGAAAACTGTTACGAACAGCTCATCGCTTGGAACCCTATAGAGGAGGAAATTATCGCAGGGTATCGATTGATCGACTGTAACAAAGCCGGACTGAACCACCATGGCGAGGTGAACCTATCTACAGCGCATTTGTTTAAGTTTACCGAAAAATTCAAATCAGATTATTTGCCTTATACCATCGAGCTGGGACGCTCCTTTGTACAGCCAAAATACCAGCCCCGCAAGGACAACCGTAAAGGAATATTCTCGCTGGACAACCTGTGGGATGGATTGGGAGCAGTGGTGGCACTGCACCCAGAGGTGAAATACCTCTTTGGTAAAGTGACCATGTATCCCCATTTCAATGCGGAAGCAAGAGACCTACTGTTGTATTTTATGAACTATTATTTTCCTGACAATGAGCATCTCGTAGAGCCCATTAGCCCCCTTCCATATAAAACCGATGTGTCCAAGTTTGAAGGGCTTTTTGATGGACTGGATTATAAGGAAGGCTATAAGGAGCTGAACACTAGGGTACGCGCGTTAGGAGAAAATATCCCCCCGTTGATCAATACCTATATGAACCTTTCGCCTACGATGAAGACCTTTGGTACGGCGATGAACAATGAATTTGGTGCGGTAGAAGAGACAGGTATCATGATCACACTTTCCGATATCTATGACAGCAAAAAACACCGTCATATCGAAACCTTCGAAAGGGATAAGTTTTATGATAAGAAAGTGGAAGAGTAA
- a CDS encoding 1-acyl-sn-glycerol-3-phosphate acyltransferase: MVLLIKLLLCNSAVLGRNITKIKWAVEESKEKFIEIKEVIRDKNPALLKWIPGFVLNYIRKITHEDEINRMMADYGHLHGMDFVHALIDDFGVKIVLKGEENIPITQPVIFASNHPLGGFDGIAFMHAIGKYREDIRFLVNDILTNIKNFDPLFVPVNKHGSHGRKAARLIEETYAGENAVLVFPAGLVSRKQSHGISDLEWKKSFIAKAKKYKKDVVPVYIDGRNSSFFYNLAQLRKKLGVKANIEMMYLADEMFGQKNKKVTIHVGKPISYQYFDNTKNEKDWAAEVKKVVYSIASES; encoded by the coding sequence ATGGTCCTGTTAATCAAATTATTACTGTGTAATAGTGCAGTGCTTGGGAGGAATATTACAAAAATAAAATGGGCAGTGGAGGAGTCGAAAGAAAAATTCATCGAAATAAAAGAAGTGATCCGGGACAAAAATCCGGCATTGCTGAAATGGATTCCAGGATTTGTGCTCAACTATATCCGAAAAATCACCCATGAAGATGAGATAAATAGGATGATGGCGGATTATGGCCATTTGCATGGGATGGACTTTGTCCATGCGCTAATTGATGATTTTGGAGTGAAAATCGTTTTGAAGGGAGAAGAGAATATTCCGATCACCCAGCCAGTGATTTTTGCCTCCAATCATCCGCTGGGCGGTTTTGACGGGATTGCATTTATGCACGCCATCGGCAAATACCGCGAGGATATCCGGTTTTTGGTCAATGATATTTTGACCAATATCAAGAACTTTGATCCGTTGTTTGTACCTGTAAACAAACATGGAAGTCATGGACGAAAAGCCGCGAGGTTGATAGAAGAAACCTATGCCGGGGAAAATGCCGTATTGGTTTTTCCTGCAGGGTTGGTTTCCCGAAAACAGTCCCATGGTATCAGTGACCTGGAGTGGAAAAAAAGCTTTATCGCCAAAGCCAAAAAGTATAAAAAAGATGTGGTACCTGTCTATATCGATGGAAGAAACTCTTCTTTTTTTTATAATTTGGCTCAGCTAAGGAAAAAACTCGGTGTCAAGGCAAATATTGAAATGATGTATTTGGCAGATGAGATGTTTGGTCAAAAGAACAAAAAAGTAACCATACATGTAGGAAAACCAATTTCTTACCAGTATTTTGATAACACAAAAAATGAAAAAGACTGGGCAGCGGAAGTAAAGAAAGTCGTTTATTCCATTGCCTCAGAAAGTTAA